GGGCTCGCACCCCGAGCGTCGTGCTCTCGGTGAACAACACCTCGCTCATGGCATCTCGCGAACCGGGAGCCGACAGGATGGTGACGTTCACCCCCGGCCGGCCCTTCTTCATCTGCACGGGCGTCAGGAAGACGTCGAGAGCACCGGCGGCCGAGAGCCTCTCGGCGAGATAGCCGGTCTGCACCGGGGTCATGTCGTCGACGGTCGCTTCGATCACGAGCGTGCGTTCGATGCGACCGGAACTGCCCTTGCCCAGCACCAGCCGCAGCGCATTGGCTCGTCCTCCCCGAGGGTCTTGGCGCCCCAGCCCGTAACCGGTTCGAAGGAGCGTCATCAGTGGAAGAGGCCCGAAAGAGTTGGCGAGCCCCGTCACCAGGAGCGCCCCCGTCGGCGTCGTGCGCTCGAACCCGTCTCCTTCGGAGAACACGGGCGCGCCCTCGAGCAGGAGCCCCGTTGCCGGCGCCGGCACGGTCATGCGTCCATGCTCGGTGTCCACGAACCCGCTTCCGACATTGACCGGAGACGCGGCCACGTGGTCGACGTCGAGCAAGGCCACCCCCAGAACGGCCCCGGCGATATCGACGAGCGTGTCGAGAGAGCCGAGCTCGTGCAAGTGGATCTTCTCGACGGGTTTGCCATGGACCTCTGCCTCGGCTTCGAACAATCGCCGGATGAGGGCGAGCGTACGCTCCTTGACACCGCTGTCGAGACGGCTTCGGCGAACGAGCCTCTCGAAGTCCGCCCAGTGACGATGACCTCGGTCTCCCGGTGTAGCGACACGGATGCGCGTGCCGCGAATGCCTCCACGGCGGGCGGTGGAGCGCACCAGCCGAAAATCGGAACCCAGTTTTCCGAGCTCCTTTTTGAGGGCATTCAAGGAAACGCCGAGAT
This genomic window from Vicinamibacteria bacterium contains:
- the larC gene encoding nickel pincer cofactor biosynthesis protein LarC, coding for MSDRILYIDAAAGASGDMILGALVDLGVSLNALKKELGKLGSDFRLVRSTARRGGIRGTRIRVATPGDRGHRHWADFERLVRRSRLDSGVKERTLALIRRLFEAEAEVHGKPVEKIHLHELGSLDTLVDIAGAVLGVALLDVDHVAASPVNVGSGFVDTEHGRMTVPAPATGLLLEGAPVFSEGDGFERTTPTGALLVTGLANSFGPLPLMTLLRTGYGLGRQDPRGGRANALRLVLGKGSSGRIERTLVIEATVDDMTPVQTGYLAERLSAAGALDVFLTPVQMKKGRPGVNVTILSAPGSRDAMSEVLFTESTTLGVRA